The Anopheles gambiae chromosome 2, idAnoGambNW_F1_1, whole genome shotgun sequence genomic sequence GCACCCAAAACATGCCGATAGTACTACGCTTGCACGAATGGTATGGTAAAATTCTATATAAAAGAGCTCAGGCCCTGTAGGCATTGTTGCGATATGCTTTTATCGATACTCGGTCGGATTATGTCAGTGTGCGAGTGGGTTATAATATTTATCGAAAAGGCATGACGCTTTATGGTGACATGGCTTGAGAGGAACATCCGAGAGGTGTGTGATGACTTGATTTGTCTGTCTGATAAAAtggtaatttatttaaaattggtATTTCTTTGGGCAAGGATTTTCAAAACGATAAGAACCCTGGTTGGACTGCATTAACCGATGAAATAGCATGAACCAACTTATTAAATGTGCTCGAAAATAATAAGGTTATGCTACGTCTAAAGTAAgctttttttatcaaatcaaGTCGGACTAGGTCAGTGATGTCATAGCACAGTATCAAGTGCTCGGGTAAGTGTACCAAAGGTTCGTACATAAGCTTCTTGACGatggattttatttaaataagtCGTTTCAAATAAGGTTATGATAAGAGCTTGGTTCTGGGCAGTTTTTAACAGGATCTCcttaattgaaattaaaaataaaactgtgaATGTCCTCAATTATGGAACTTTTAAGGTGCTGATAATCATTGGAATATTAAGATCATTGAATGAGAAAACTGAAATTGTTCAACAGTGTCTGTTCAACCGAGGTTGTATTTTCCACAGCTACATATTTTACAGTAGCCTTCCACTTTATTGCAATTCAACACATTTTGTAAAAGAAACAAGCATTTTATAataatcttttttgtttggatttaAAAGAGTAGAAATACATAACATCGTCTTAAACCATAGTTAACCTTGCttgaaaaattacaaaaatatttgtgTTAACATTTGAATGACTGAAATATAAAGTTCTTGAAACGaatgattttgtatggagtcTTCGATACAACTTCAATAAATATACGTATGTCAAAAGTCATACGAAAACAACTTTTTTAGAATCGTTTATTTCTTAcaagaattgaaaaaaaatagaaaaagtaaaagagttcttgaattattttcaaaaatctGTGTTGATTCTTTGAATCTTTCTATCGTCTTGTTTTATTCTATTAATCCAGTAGATCAAGTTTTAACGCTCAATTAAAGCTATAAAAAAACTGTCCTAAATAATCTACTTTCCTCCTCTAATCGAGAGCACTTGTCTTAATGCGTGCAAAATccaaaaaaatcataacattGATCGTTTGCAAGATTTTGAAGAAAACCCTCCCATCCCGCTCAACGTAAAATAACCGGTTTAGCACACGTACCGTAGTGCCAAATCGCTCTCGATGTACTAACGCTTTTGTGCTCTTCTGCTCCCTTCTGCTCGTTATGCGTTATTAATACTAAGTACATCATTCTTctcgaaagaaacaaaacaaagccgTAACATCACCACCACTTTCATCGATACCGACTTTGCACGATACAGAAAAGCGATACCTTTGTACCGTTCTGCACAtacactctctctcacacacacacacacacacacacacacacacacacacacacacacacacacacaggcagcttgtttaatattttcctATTGCCATAAGCGTGTGCGTCTATTTTTGGGCGAACCAACATCCAAAGCGCCTaaaatgttgaaatatttGAACTACGGCACTGTCGGGGCCGGGTCGACCGGATCAAGCAGGCTCCAGTGCTCACTTTCCGAGAACACAATACCCGAACGGTTTATGATGCCGTTATGATAATGATTGCCCACCTACATGCCCTAGCCCCTTATTTTGTGTGCTTTCCAACCATGGAGAAGGCTGAGAGCAGGGAACGAAACGCAAAAACTCCAACTCCCCCCAGCCAGAGCGCTCTCGCCGATGTTTTGTTTCGTCAAAAAAGGGATATGTTTTCCTTTCAAGAAGAGTATTCGTCTATTTATGCCCAGCCTGCGAGCCTGCAAGCCTGTTCCGCCGCTGTACCCCTCGTGCGGGCAAAGAAAATGTCGCTCCGATCGAAAACCAAAAACCGAACGAAGCATAAATCAAAGGCTCCTATACTAAACACATCCAAAATGTACCATACGCATGACGGGAAGGCAAGTACACTGTGAGGGAGGTGGTAGGGGGGTTTTTAGggcgagaaaacaaaacccgccATGCACGATGATTGTGCCTTTTAAGGGAAGCTTTTTTATTCTATTGCAAGCTTTTCAATATGATAAGAACGATCGGAATGGGTGGCAATAGCGTCGATTTAGCTCAAACGTTCCGCTATCAGCTTATAATATTAAATTCGTTACCAATGTGAGATAAGATAACATCTGCGCTCAGCTTTCCGATACAGTGTCGGACGTgggaaatattaaatatttgatcAGACAGGCATAAAAAAGCACCCAATTCGGAAGATGTATTGAGCCTGTCGGTCAAACCGGAACTTCTTCAACTAGGGGCCGGGTGTGTCTTCGGCTGAAATCCATCAAACTGCTTCATTTTCTTGTGccattttgtttcatcttCTAATGCAACCCGGTTCGGTACGGGTTTATGTTGAAATAGTAGAAAAGTCCTCAAACACACGCCGGCATGGCTGTATATGTTTCCTCAACCCAACGAACCGTTTCGGATGAAGAAAAGGAGACCCTGGCGAgaggaaaaacagaaaaaacggACCCCCTCATGAACGCAAACTGCATATGAAATGATTTTCTATTATGATAGAGCATACAATAATTCATAATAATGCTACTATTGCTTCCCAGCCCTTCCAGCGGTGGAGAGGGACTGGAACCCTTTCACGCCACAACCGGCAGACGGTGCGAGAAAAGCTCGGGAACGTTTTTCTGCAACCTGCAAGCAGCACCGAAGCCGAGAAATGGAAAATGAGCATTGAAAAACGTCACAGCTACGGAAGCTAGCGGAACGGTGAGCGCTGAAGGAATGGTTGGTGGATATGGATTCGTTTTCACTGTGCGCGGCTGTGATCGTGCCCTATCGTGCTCGtgctgaaacacacacacatacggagcCCTGCCATGCCGGAGGTAATGTTGATGGAACTGGAGGTATAACAACACAAGAAAAAAGCAATCGAGAAGAGAAACTTCATCAGTATGTCCCAAAGGAATAGaatagagtgaaaaaaaaacgacacgaGCGAGAGGGAAAGTTATCCGCAGCAGTGCCCGATGTTTGGTAGCAGGAAGGAGCAGACGTTTGAAGCATTCTTCGTCGATGCTACTACCCGCACAGTCTAGCGTTCGCTCGGGAGCTATCGCAAATGCCAGGAACAAAACCGGGACGTGCCAGCCACCAGTTGGCTGCCACTTCAAACACATACGATACATCAAAATGAGGAAATGAATAGCGCACAAGTGTGGACCTACCTACCGAGGAGGGAGGAGAAAAGGAGACAAGAGCGGCagccattattatttttcataatgCAGATttctctacacacacacacacactcggtaCACGTAGTGAAAGAAAATAGAAAGGGCTTTTCCGGCTGGTTAttcaaaacgaaagaaaggaCCGTATCAAATCATAATCAGCAAACAACAGTTGACTGAAAGTGATAAAACCCGTACCAAACTCTTCCATCAATCGCAGCGGCATATGTGTTTGGGAGTGCATAAAATGGATAAAGGATGTGTTTGAAAAAGTATGTTAAGATagaaatagattttttttgttgttgaaaattatACATTATATCGGATTGTTTTGGCCACCCTGTGCCATGCAGCAGCCCAACAGTGTGCACTGCGCCTGTGAGTTCGAAGGAGCTGCAGCGATGGAGTTCAACGTTCCAATGGCTCATCGATCCTGGGGACCACTTTTCATCGTTGAACTCTCGTGGATGGTCTGGTTTACCGTTTTTCCGATATGCTTCCGCTACTCACGTGGAATTCTCTGAGGTACGAGAGGTACTCAGACGCGTCTGTGGCCCGTACAATATGTGGCCGTATGAGAAGCAATGATTGGAAACAAATAAATGACTATGATGGAATGTTAAAGGCGCTATTGATACGTTGTTGCAATGAAGCTAGCTTAATATTTAAGATTGTTGCAAGCTTTTTGTTCGATTTAATTGAAAGTTGcagtattttaataaaatgaacaaTAAATCAGTGGTAAGAAAACGGTCAATAACGAGGAAATAACGCTTACAATGAAATCAAATCCAATAGCACTAGTACAAACTCTATCCGGCGAAGCATTATTCGACAAAGGTCACCATCGTGTGCGGTAGGCAGTAGAAATTGATTCTTCCTCCGATTTATTAAACCAATTTTTCAGCTTCAAAAgctaaataaatcaatacCTTGTTTAGCATCCGAACCGTCTCCGAAAAACGCCAATAAAGAGGGAAAAGGAGGCACGAAAAAAGGCTGCACGCTATGAAACTTCCATAACTCATAAAGCGAATGATTGAAGATTGCCATTCCACTGGATGAGCTTCCACGACGAAAAACGGAAAACCACGACCCTTCTACTTGCCGAAATAGATTGCTCGTTCAAGGAAAAACGTGAcggaaaatgatgaaaaatggtGTACACCGGCGATGAAATTCAAATTGTAAGTAGGTGGAAAAAACCAGCTGCCAGTTTGCGACAGCTTCTATTTTCACGGTCGTGACAATTTGCTACCAAAACCAATCAATACAGCTTGCAAgcttgtggctgtgtgtgattGGGCCAAAGTTTTGATGGCTCTTCCAAAAGAGTATCAGCATTTTCGTTTTCGGGAAAGAAAGTCACTCCTCTGGGACTGTGTGCGGACAGTGTTTTAATTGTGGCCGAATGACTGTTCGATTTGGGGTCGTTTTTAGGTCATTAATTTTCGCAAACTGTCACCCGGATGATGGCCGGTGATAAGGGAGTTAATTTGATGGTACTGGTTTACAAGCTGAGTGGAAGAAGTTCTAAGAAACAGAAAGGCGATTTGAGATGAGTCAGTATCAAGTTATTTATGTCGTGTGTCCGTCAAAGCTCAGTGAAACAACATTCCTGTTCTGAGTTGCAAAATTGGTATGGACCAAGCCGCACTCACAAGCACTGGATTAACGACAGAAGTCATTTAATAAAACTTAGATCAGTTCTCTTTGATCGAACTCTTTAATGAGCCGACGTGATGCAAAACAACCTAGCATTATACACCAATTCCACCTTCTTGCTATTGCACAATcgtgttgctgttttgtttttcacttcaAATAGCTCCGAATCAGTTATCGcgctttaattaaaattgcgAAAAAAGGGTGCTAGCGGTTGGGGCGGCGCCCCAATATTCGTATATAATGCACCTTTTATCGCCCTGTTACACCTAGTCTCAATAATGGCATCGTCACGCGGGTTTgtgatttgtgtttgtgtgctgcagcTGGGCGTAGCGATCGAAGGCTGGATGAATACGGACATGAACGTTGGCATGCCGTTGCATACCGTCGCCTCGGCTGCGGAGTCAACCATCAACGCTGCCCAGATGGAGCTGCAGATGATTGACCTGAAGCTGCACATTGACCAAAGTCTCGAGTACCTTGCGAGCAAGTTCGAAATCATGCTGGAACGTGTACTGCTCGAAACGAGCGCTTTCTGCGAACGGGAATTGAAGCACGACATCTCCACCTGGATAAGTGCACTACTTCCTAAACCTAAGGACGGGATGGAATGTGAGGACTTGCGCAACGACATTAAAGACATCCTTCACGGACAGCAGCAAGTGGTCGACCAGTTTGCAAACGTGTCCAGCTCGCGGGAGTTAAAGGTGGCCCGACTGGAGCACCAGCTGCGAGCCGCTGCCCACGGCTCCGAGGAGTACGAGCACAACCCGGACGGGCGCGAGAATGGGTCATTCTTCGTGCGGTCGGTCAGCGCCAACAACCGGCTGTACGGTGACGGATGGCTCGTCTTCCAGCAGCGGTACGATGGTACGGTCGATTTCTACCGCAACTGGACGGAGTATCGCGACGGGTTCGGCGATCTGGGCGGCGAGTTTTGGCTCGGGCTCGAGAAGCTGCACCGGCTGCTGAGCTCGGGCCCGCACTACGAGCTGCTGGTCGAGCTGGAAGACTTCCAGGGTGTGACGGCGTTCGAGCATTACAACGATTTCCTCATCGGCGATGAGAGTGAAAACTATGCGCTCAAGCATCTGGGCCGGGGTACGGGGACGGCCGGCGATTCGCTGGTGCTTCACAAGGGCATGAACTTTAGCACGTACGACCACACGGCGAACGATTGTCCGTCGTACTATCACGGTGCGTGGTGGTTTCTGCAGTGTTACGATGCGTAAGTAGATAGGCGCGAAGGTTTGGTCGGAAGGATCTGAAATAATCTATCCTGCCGGttcttcgttcgttcgttttagGCATCTGAATGGGCGCTATCTAATCGGAAAGCATTCCTACCGTGGTGGTATCATATGGCACACGTTCCGCGGTTCGTTCGAGTCGCTGCAGGCAACGCGAATGATGGTGCGACCGTTGGAAAAGATTGATCACGATGGAAAACACCGAATCATCGAagtgtaaaacaaaagaaggcTCTTTAACACCATCCATCCCCGGACTAAGCCAACCCCTAATTGTTGGCACTGAGACAGTGTTTCGAATACAGCTACAAAACATTAACGCACAAAGCACGCAGCGAATATCGAATTTTCGATCACCAAATTCGGTTTGATTGGACCAAATCGTCATCCTACCCCTGCATCCTTCTTGCAAACTTGGGATCACGCTTCCTTTTCTCGATGCATGACCCTAGAGAGCGTACACGCGAGCAGCTAGAATAGAAGCAACCGAAAGCAACCGGATGGAACGAGCCGGAACGAAGTGGAAACGGATACGCATAATCTAGCCGGGACGGTATTGTCGCGCCTTCGAGCAAGAGACCAACACTAGAAGCAAGtccccatgaaaaaaaacccggatCGTGTAGGATTGTTTCTGCTTTCGTCACCCGGCTCTTTTCCAGAATTCCAATCGTTTCTCCTCTTGTCCCCCGCCAAAAAACGCACGAAATGGGGTTTTCACGTCTTCGGTACAAATGTGGAATATATTGAAGAATTGCCAGTAGCAACAGGAGCGGTGGAAAAGCGGAGTCGTTTCGTCTACCCTTCTTTCGGTGGGCTTTTcttgaaagaacaaaaacgaagGCCCAGCAACACACCGCTTGGGGTAATAAATAATATCAGCACACAAAAATTACCGAAACGTGTTCGGGATGCGTAAGTGAATTGTTTTCCACagccaacagcaacacaaaaaaacagaggcATGTCACGTGGCCTTTAAGGGGCACAAACTGGGTCTCCGGGTGGTTTGACAGATGAACGTAACTAAGCTCCTTCGCACACCCCAAAACGGAGCTGCTGATGAGGGATCATCCGATTCCCATTAAAGTGATACGTTATCGCATAGAAAAGCTTGGGCTTACGAGAACTTGTTGTAGATGCGTGTGCCGTCCGAAGGGATCGATTCCAGTTCAAACTGCCTGCGGTAGTACTGCTTTTGGTGAAACAAAGTGCAAAACAAATTACATAATCGCGCAACGCTTACCTTTTACCCGTTCCATTTGGTCCCAATCATCTGTGCCCACACCCAACTTTAGTGCCAACACGGCCCCGTTCCCCCCTCCTCTTCTGGGTGGATCTCATCATCGATCCGCAAAGGAGGGGCTTTCTCGATTTGGTTTCGTTGTGTGCCTTCGCACACAAATTTGCACCTTCGGCCCATTTGCCATTAATTTTGCGAGTCGCCGCCCGCCGCCGACGTAGAAGAAGCAGTTGGCCCTGGCCCCACCAAAAAGCTGTGTTGATTGAGAACCGAAACAGGGGTGAGATCCGTGAGAGAATTTGTGCGCCCGTCCGCCTTCGGCCAGCTATTCCCGGCCAGCCAACGCCACAAAGACGTAAACAGGGGCTGGGATGGGAAGAGGgtacaaatacaaaatca encodes the following:
- the LOC1270061 gene encoding angiopoietin-related protein 2 — its product is MASSRGFVICVCVLQLGVAIEGWMNTDMNVGMPLHTVASAAESTINAAQMELQMIDLKLHIDQSLEYLASKFEIMLERVLLETSAFCERELKHDISTWISALLPKPKDGMECEDLRNDIKDILHGQQQVVDQFANVSSSRELKVARLEHQLRAAAHGSEEYEHNPDGRENGSFFVRSVSANNRLYGDGWLVFQQRYDGTVDFYRNWTEYRDGFGDLGGEFWLGLEKLHRLLSSGPHYELLVELEDFQGVTAFEHYNDFLIGDESENYALKHLGRGTGTAGDSLVLHKGMNFSTYDHTANDCPSYYHGAWWFLQCYDAHLNGRYLIGKHSYRGGIIWHTFRGSFESLQATRMMVRPLEKIDHDGKHRIIEV